Proteins from a genomic interval of Zonotrichia leucophrys gambelii isolate GWCS_2022_RI chromosome 5, RI_Zleu_2.0, whole genome shotgun sequence:
- the SPATA7 gene encoding spermatogenesis-associated protein 7 isoform X9, giving the protein MNECPGLVIPRCGPASPFKGHLSNKSNAAVDTSLPKSRLASIKLADQQRREKLKKKIARCREKLSVCEAGSPSHPRDRGKAQPSSSRKSALEAEDGVSASGGQTQYLSGAASSHGEECAVHSGAGKCARKRSRHAAGGSYSCVCVSRAGRRSVLPRSHSIESFVSVVGCSQSCHGNHGQASGGDLLERHSECFTRSRKPFTPRTLISDAKPFLSDYRFYTPAQRRRRCHHHHRSYLVEAQTQTDMTSFPPEDKMPVRKVVSEKQKVKYKAEDKRYTLDEPERGVDDFQLSIPRETSWCPQKSSSSPERTDDAEEEELLYLTFIEEVTNEILRFGIFSNRVLDQLFKFHIEENKNRLDEGKMRQMLEVLKSDLGCDQDSDTEQIHADQEASGPVEQHKCGTTEEPEFDSKGHRLRKATKNEEFLESRDLPSTKPCNCRSVSWCKRSRETQGKEDFSEDTTEIMGAGKESDFHGVVFEEHPDTSPTCEAASNLCGCDCDFDTNKELDELDGNFAEALHISPKYS; this is encoded by the exons ATGAATGAATGCCCAGGTCTTGTCATTCCCAGATGTGGTCCAGCAAGTCCATTTAAAGGACACTTAAGTAATAAAAGTAATG caGCTGTAGACACTTCATTGCCCAAAAGTAGGTTGGCCAGCATCAAAC TTGCTGACCAGCAAAGaagagagaaactgaaaaagaagaTAGCCAGGTGTAGAGAGAAGTTAAGCGTGTGTGAAGCTGGCTCTCCATCCCATCCAAGAGACAGAGGAAAGGCTCAGCCATCCTCTTCTAGAAAG AGTGCCTTGGAAGCAGAAGATGGCGTCTCAGCCTCTGGTGGGCAGACACAGTACCTCTCAGGAGCAGCATCTTCTCACGGCGAGGAGTGCGCGGTTCACTCCGGCGCAGGGAAATGCGCCCGGAAGCGCTCTCGGCACGCAGCCGGGGGCTCGTACTCCTGTGTGTGCGTGTCACGGGCCGGCCGGCGCTCCGTGCTGCCCCGCAGCCACTCCATCGAGAGCTTTGTCAGCGTTGTTGGctgttcccagagctgccatggaAACCACGGCCAGGCCAGCGGCGGGGACCTTCTAGAGAGGCACTCGGAGTGCTTCACCAGGAGCCGGAAGCCTTTCACTCCACGCACGTTAATATCGGATGCTAAACCTTTCCTGTCAGACTACAGGTTTTACACTCCTGCtcaaaggaggaggagatgtCACCACCACCACAGATCATACCTTGTGGAAGCTCAAACACAGACTGATATGACCAG CTTTCCACCTGAAGACAAAATGCCTGTGAGAAAAGTTGTGAGTGAAAAGCAGAAGGTCAAATACAAG GCTGAAGATAAAAGATATACTTTGGATGAGCCTGAGAGAGGAGTAGATGATTTTCAACTCTCCATCCCAAG AGAGACATCATGGTGTCCTCAGAAGTCTTCATCTTCACCAGAGAGAACTGACGATGCTGA AGAAGAGGAGCTTTTGTATTTAACTTTCATTGAAGAAGTAACAAATGAAATTCTTAGATTTGGCATATTTTCTAACAG GGTTCTGGATCAACTGTTTAAGTTCCatatagaagaaaataagaacCGCCTTGATGAG GGCAAAATGCGCCAGATGTTGGAAGTGCTGAAATCAGATCTTGGCTGCGACCAGGACAGCGACACAGAGCAAATCCATGCAGATCAGGAGGCTTCAGGCCCAGTGGAGCAGCACAAGTGTGGTACAACAGAAGAGCCTGAGTTTGACAGTAAAGGTCACAGGCTGAGGAAAGCTACCAAAAATGAAGAATTCCTTGAGAGCAGGGACTTGCCATCAACGAAACCATGCAATTGTCGATCAGTGTCCTGGTGCAAAAGGTCAAGGGAGACACAGGGCAAGGAGGACTTCTCAGAAGATACCACTGAAATTATGGGTGCTGGGAAAGAGTCTGATTTTCATGGTGTGGTATTTGAAGAACACCCAGACACTTCACCCACCTGTGAGGCAGCTTCAAATTTGTGTGGTTGTGACTGTGATTTTGACACCAATAAGGAGCTTGATGAACTTGATGGAAACTTTGCAGAGGCCCTTCACATTTCACCTAAGTATTCATAA
- the SPATA7 gene encoding spermatogenesis-associated protein 7 isoform X2, whose translation MQECWSPQSQTAAQKVKMNECPGLVIPRCGPASPFKGHLSNKSNAFCICSSRNLASQYLIRDHMVVHYNRVLAAKAVDTSLPKSRLASIKLADQQRREKLKKKIARCREKLSVCEAGSPSHPRDRGKAQPSSSRKSALEAEDGVSASGGQTQYLSGAASSHGEECAVHSGAGKCARKRSRHAAGGSYSCVCVSRAGRRSVLPRSHSIESFVSVVGCSQSCHGNHGQASGGDLLERHSECFTRSRKPFTPRTLISDAKPFLSDYRFYTPAQRRRRCHHHHRSYLVEAQTQTDMTSFPPEDKMPVRKVVSEKQKVKYKAEDKRYTLDEPERGVDDFQLSIPRETSWCPQKSSSSPERTDDAEEEELLYLTFIEEVTNEILRFGIFSNRVLDQLFKFHIEENKNRLDEGKMRQMLEVLKSDLGCDQDSDTEQIHADQEASGPVEQHKCGTTEEPEFDSKGHRLRKATKNEEFLESRDLPSTKPCNCRSVSWCKRSRETQGKEDFSEDTTEIMGAGKESDFHGVVFEEHPDTSPTCEAASNLCGCDCDFDTNKELDELDGNFAEALHISPKYS comes from the exons ATGCAAGAGTGCTGGAGCCCCCAAAGCCAAACAGCTGCACAGAAGG TTAAGATGAATGAATGCCCAGGTCTTGTCATTCCCAGATGTGGTCCAGCAAGTCCATTTAAAGGACACTTAAGTAATAAAAGTAATG CTTTCTGCATTTGCTCCTCTCGAAATCTAGCTAGCCAATACCTGATCAGAGATCACATGGTGGTTCATTATAACAGAGTTCTTGCAGCCAAAG CTGTAGACACTTCATTGCCCAAAAGTAGGTTGGCCAGCATCAAAC TTGCTGACCAGCAAAGaagagagaaactgaaaaagaagaTAGCCAGGTGTAGAGAGAAGTTAAGCGTGTGTGAAGCTGGCTCTCCATCCCATCCAAGAGACAGAGGAAAGGCTCAGCCATCCTCTTCTAGAAAG AGTGCCTTGGAAGCAGAAGATGGCGTCTCAGCCTCTGGTGGGCAGACACAGTACCTCTCAGGAGCAGCATCTTCTCACGGCGAGGAGTGCGCGGTTCACTCCGGCGCAGGGAAATGCGCCCGGAAGCGCTCTCGGCACGCAGCCGGGGGCTCGTACTCCTGTGTGTGCGTGTCACGGGCCGGCCGGCGCTCCGTGCTGCCCCGCAGCCACTCCATCGAGAGCTTTGTCAGCGTTGTTGGctgttcccagagctgccatggaAACCACGGCCAGGCCAGCGGCGGGGACCTTCTAGAGAGGCACTCGGAGTGCTTCACCAGGAGCCGGAAGCCTTTCACTCCACGCACGTTAATATCGGATGCTAAACCTTTCCTGTCAGACTACAGGTTTTACACTCCTGCtcaaaggaggaggagatgtCACCACCACCACAGATCATACCTTGTGGAAGCTCAAACACAGACTGATATGACCAG CTTTCCACCTGAAGACAAAATGCCTGTGAGAAAAGTTGTGAGTGAAAAGCAGAAGGTCAAATACAAG GCTGAAGATAAAAGATATACTTTGGATGAGCCTGAGAGAGGAGTAGATGATTTTCAACTCTCCATCCCAAG AGAGACATCATGGTGTCCTCAGAAGTCTTCATCTTCACCAGAGAGAACTGACGATGCTGA AGAAGAGGAGCTTTTGTATTTAACTTTCATTGAAGAAGTAACAAATGAAATTCTTAGATTTGGCATATTTTCTAACAG GGTTCTGGATCAACTGTTTAAGTTCCatatagaagaaaataagaacCGCCTTGATGAG GGCAAAATGCGCCAGATGTTGGAAGTGCTGAAATCAGATCTTGGCTGCGACCAGGACAGCGACACAGAGCAAATCCATGCAGATCAGGAGGCTTCAGGCCCAGTGGAGCAGCACAAGTGTGGTACAACAGAAGAGCCTGAGTTTGACAGTAAAGGTCACAGGCTGAGGAAAGCTACCAAAAATGAAGAATTCCTTGAGAGCAGGGACTTGCCATCAACGAAACCATGCAATTGTCGATCAGTGTCCTGGTGCAAAAGGTCAAGGGAGACACAGGGCAAGGAGGACTTCTCAGAAGATACCACTGAAATTATGGGTGCTGGGAAAGAGTCTGATTTTCATGGTGTGGTATTTGAAGAACACCCAGACACTTCACCCACCTGTGAGGCAGCTTCAAATTTGTGTGGTTGTGACTGTGATTTTGACACCAATAAGGAGCTTGATGAACTTGATGGAAACTTTGCAGAGGCCCTTCACATTTCACCTAAGTATTCATAA
- the SPATA7 gene encoding spermatogenesis-associated protein 7 isoform X5, protein MNECPGLVIPRCGPASPFKGHLSNKSNAFCICSSRNLASQYLIRDHMVVHYNRVLAAKAAVDTSLPKSRLASIKLADQQRREKLKKKIARCREKLSVCEAGSPSHPRDRGKAQPSSSRKSALEAEDGVSASGGQTQYLSGAASSHGEECAVHSGAGKCARKRSRHAAGGSYSCVCVSRAGRRSVLPRSHSIESFVSVVGCSQSCHGNHGQASGGDLLERHSECFTRSRKPFTPRTLISDAKPFLSDYRFYTPAQRRRRCHHHHRSYLVEAQTQTDMTSFPPEDKMPVRKVVSEKQKVKYKAEDKRYTLDEPERGVDDFQLSIPRETSWCPQKSSSSPERTDDAEEEELLYLTFIEEVTNEILRFGIFSNRVLDQLFKFHIEENKNRLDEGKMRQMLEVLKSDLGCDQDSDTEQIHADQEASGPVEQHKCGTTEEPEFDSKGHRLRKATKNEEFLESRDLPSTKPCNCRSVSWCKRSRETQGKEDFSEDTTEIMGAGKESDFHGVVFEEHPDTSPTCEAASNLCGCDCDFDTNKELDELDGNFAEALHISPKYS, encoded by the exons ATGAATGAATGCCCAGGTCTTGTCATTCCCAGATGTGGTCCAGCAAGTCCATTTAAAGGACACTTAAGTAATAAAAGTAATG CTTTCTGCATTTGCTCCTCTCGAAATCTAGCTAGCCAATACCTGATCAGAGATCACATGGTGGTTCATTATAACAGAGTTCTTGCAGCCAAAG caGCTGTAGACACTTCATTGCCCAAAAGTAGGTTGGCCAGCATCAAAC TTGCTGACCAGCAAAGaagagagaaactgaaaaagaagaTAGCCAGGTGTAGAGAGAAGTTAAGCGTGTGTGAAGCTGGCTCTCCATCCCATCCAAGAGACAGAGGAAAGGCTCAGCCATCCTCTTCTAGAAAG AGTGCCTTGGAAGCAGAAGATGGCGTCTCAGCCTCTGGTGGGCAGACACAGTACCTCTCAGGAGCAGCATCTTCTCACGGCGAGGAGTGCGCGGTTCACTCCGGCGCAGGGAAATGCGCCCGGAAGCGCTCTCGGCACGCAGCCGGGGGCTCGTACTCCTGTGTGTGCGTGTCACGGGCCGGCCGGCGCTCCGTGCTGCCCCGCAGCCACTCCATCGAGAGCTTTGTCAGCGTTGTTGGctgttcccagagctgccatggaAACCACGGCCAGGCCAGCGGCGGGGACCTTCTAGAGAGGCACTCGGAGTGCTTCACCAGGAGCCGGAAGCCTTTCACTCCACGCACGTTAATATCGGATGCTAAACCTTTCCTGTCAGACTACAGGTTTTACACTCCTGCtcaaaggaggaggagatgtCACCACCACCACAGATCATACCTTGTGGAAGCTCAAACACAGACTGATATGACCAG CTTTCCACCTGAAGACAAAATGCCTGTGAGAAAAGTTGTGAGTGAAAAGCAGAAGGTCAAATACAAG GCTGAAGATAAAAGATATACTTTGGATGAGCCTGAGAGAGGAGTAGATGATTTTCAACTCTCCATCCCAAG AGAGACATCATGGTGTCCTCAGAAGTCTTCATCTTCACCAGAGAGAACTGACGATGCTGA AGAAGAGGAGCTTTTGTATTTAACTTTCATTGAAGAAGTAACAAATGAAATTCTTAGATTTGGCATATTTTCTAACAG GGTTCTGGATCAACTGTTTAAGTTCCatatagaagaaaataagaacCGCCTTGATGAG GGCAAAATGCGCCAGATGTTGGAAGTGCTGAAATCAGATCTTGGCTGCGACCAGGACAGCGACACAGAGCAAATCCATGCAGATCAGGAGGCTTCAGGCCCAGTGGAGCAGCACAAGTGTGGTACAACAGAAGAGCCTGAGTTTGACAGTAAAGGTCACAGGCTGAGGAAAGCTACCAAAAATGAAGAATTCCTTGAGAGCAGGGACTTGCCATCAACGAAACCATGCAATTGTCGATCAGTGTCCTGGTGCAAAAGGTCAAGGGAGACACAGGGCAAGGAGGACTTCTCAGAAGATACCACTGAAATTATGGGTGCTGGGAAAGAGTCTGATTTTCATGGTGTGGTATTTGAAGAACACCCAGACACTTCACCCACCTGTGAGGCAGCTTCAAATTTGTGTGGTTGTGACTGTGATTTTGACACCAATAAGGAGCTTGATGAACTTGATGGAAACTTTGCAGAGGCCCTTCACATTTCACCTAAGTATTCATAA